The genomic stretch TAGACAAAGCACATGCTTACTCTTGCTACCGTTCTTATATGAGCATGCATGTTTTCATGATATTGTtggctttatttttaaaaatttagaagCATAAACTATCGCAACTCACTGCCCAACTACCTCTTCGCTTAGATTTATTTAGGGAAGAGTAGTCCCTTTATCATTTTAAATAAATTCTTGTCTTTTGTAATAGTCTTTTTGCATCTTTAATATTAACTATTTTATTTTAACTTATCGGTTAATCTACAGGGTTTTTTTGGGACACCTAAACTAGGTGTTATTTTTTGTTTGAGACTGACTGAACTACTTCCCCCATGCTAGTTACATAGGTTGTTTTGGCCTATGCTTGTAAACATTTACAAGAAAATGGAAAATGCTGCATAGCAATATTCAAACAAGTCTAATTTATGTTCACTGTTTGTCTAGAATAACATAAAGAttacaataatataattattgtTTTGCAACATAATTTTTAATGATGAGGATGTGCCTTGATGCCTTGCGACTTGGGTGTCAAAAAGTGTTTAGATCCTTAACATTCTAAATGTCTTGCACTGTTTATTATCATATTAGATAGAACTCATAACtgcaattaatttattaattgtcCTTTAGCCAATATTTCAGTACACATGTTCTTTGATATTCATTCtcaaatatagttttttttttgtattttttgagTTTTTAAAGTCGTGCTCTCTCTTTAGTTTGGTTAATGATACAATAATCCTGATATTAGTGTTTACTATTACttcttgatgacattattttcttGCATTTTATGATGTTTTATTCTATTCTATGTGAATTTCAATTTTCTTCTATAGCATTATTCACATGATATTatcattcttttcttcttctcactCAGTTTCAGTTTTCGTATGCAGATTATAATTGTCCTCAATAGTTGTCAATTGTTTTGTATTCTCTTTGCAAATTATCTTCATATTCTTCTGCTAAATGGATTTGTGTATTGTGTGGAATCCAAGCCTTTCAGAGTAAAAGCAAGCTTTAAATGTGACATGTACTTGTGAAAATTTTCTAGATTCACCAAGCCCTTGAAGCACGCATAGCTGCTGTGGAGGAGGAAATTGTAGCAGCTGAACAAGAAAAGCTCAAGAAGGAAGAACTAGCTCGCAAGTCTCTTAGCGAACAAGAAGCCACTGTGGCTTCCATAGTGGAAGAGTCAAAGAAGCTGCAAGAAGAAGCAGGAGCTAACTCCAAGGTTATGAATTTTTTTGTTTTGAATGGATGAAATGGATCAATTTTGCAAAGCGATGCATTATTTATTAAATGAATCAGCTGACTATATTTTTTGTCTTTAATTTTCTACAGTTGAGGGAGTTCTTGATGGACCGTGGCAGCATAGTTGATGCACTCCAGTAAGTTTGGATGTTGCCATTTGGTTTCAGTTGTTGATTCACTTACACATTAATATATTCAAAGCAACACTGATTTTTTacgttttattatattttcacgaGAGTGTGTTTGCATAAGCTTGAAATCGTGGTTGTAAAAATCTGATTTCTTTATTTGTTGTTTATGTTCATCCATGATTCTTGGATTACTTGTAAATTTCTTGGTTGCATGAcgaaagtgtttcattttaatacATTTTATCTTCTATTTCAGAGGCGAGATTGCTATCATCTGCGAGGATGTTATGTCGCTAAAAGAAAGAGTTGATGGCCGTGTACCGTTGGGTAGATCTTTTTGTTCGATGACTTCTAGCTTAGTGGCTTCATCAAGCTCGTCCTACCCTTGTAGGACCAGACATTCATCAGAAGAGGTGCTTCAGCATGAAGATTTTACCATGACGCCTGCAATCACTGGGAATGAGCAACACGAGGTACAGCAGCCTGAAAACCGCAACGACATTCATGGAGCATCTGTGGATGATGGCTGGGAGATACTAAAAGGTGGAGTTTCGTGCTAGCTAGACTAGCGGGGAGTTACGATTCAAGAGCTTGTAAACTAATTAGTCTTTGTTCTTCAAGTTAGATAGTGAAATGGCAGGCAGTGGTGCCACAGTTtcgtttcctttcctttttttttttttaattttttttattttgttcataTTTTGTGGATGTCCTATAAAATTGTCATCGTGGACTTGAAGCCATTGCGTTGCTTCGTATTTGACTGGTTCCATGATCATCCGCACTTGATCATCAGAGTGTATAGGTAACATTAAAGCACCGTAGGCATTTTCTTCTTAAGTAGCTTTTGCGTATTCTTAAGTAGCTTTGGTCAGCGGATTCTGATCCGTGACCAACTTTAAACTGGTATACATCTTAGAACAGAGTTCAGCAAAGTCCGACACAGCACGGAAAAGCTCTGGCAAGTGCGTCTTGAGAGTAACCGATGACTTCTCTCTCACCTGCTTGCATATCCCTTTGTGGGCTTCTACTTCTTCATCAAGCTTGCTTTTGAGAGATTCCACCACACGCCTCCTTTCCCCCACGGGGTCATTTTGACTTGCTGCCTCCCCACCAGTCTCCGGCTCGCCCATCCTCTTCTGCGAATGCTTTTGGCACCAGTCCTCAAAAGCCCGTTTCTTTTGCAGATACGCCTTTTGGATCTCCCCGCATCTCTCTTTCTGCTTCAGCTCTTCCTGTTGCACTGCCTCTATCGTGTTTAAGACCGCTGAAAAGCTGAGGAGAGCAGTGTTTGCAAGCTCCTCAGGGAGCTGCTTCTCAAGATACTCATGCCATGCATGCACAAGAGTCTGAATCGGGGCATGAGCTGGCCTTTGCGGACATGACACTTTCTCTTTCAAGCTGCCGTCGATTGGAATAAGATTCAACTTCAACCAACTATCAAGAGCACCCACATACTGTTTCTGATGGGTAACAAGTTTATGCAACTGCGATTGCCACTCCCTGACAATGTCGAGTAGCTGCAAAGTGCGCTTGTGATGATGTTCACTTGTCTCCTTGGAAGCATTTGAAATGTCGAGAGCTTTGATACCTTCCATCATCTTCAGCTGGGAATAGTGATGCATGTGCATGGCCTGCCACATTTTGGCCATCCTGACAACAACCAAAGAACTATTAGATAGATGATTTGCATTCCAAAGCaaccaaaaaaaacaaaaaggaaagaaaatgaaGACAATGACAACATTGCCTAACGTATCGTGTCTAGCAACCTTTAATCTTTCAGCATGGTGCACTTTTTTTCTATCCAGAGTTGTTACTTCATCCTTTTTAAGGAATGATGTCATGACGACTGcagggatgatgatgatgatgttacaTTCATGCTTCAAGGAACCAGTTCTCAAAACAAAAGCCCATAAAATGAAATTGGTTCACATCTGTTTAGCAATATCAATCACATTACAAAATCTGATGTTACATTGACGATCCCATCCAGTAGCTAATTAGTCTGGTCACTTCAATGTATATGAAATTAGTGCGAGACCAAAACCCAACCAAAATGCGGATGCAAATGGTATTGCAAGAAGACAATAGTTTAAGCATCATcagaacaagaataaaaaaaaaaaatactgtgaATGCAGAATACCTACAAAATAATAATACTTTCTGGAAACTTTTAACAAACTTACCCTTCAACGAGTTCCACTAGTTTCGGATAAAGCCGTTTATCACGCAGACGTTGGATTTCTGCCACAGTTGAATCCATTGACTGCATATCAACAACGTATTTAGTGTGCAAATGGCTCACAGCTGCTTTAGTTCTTTGTAGTGATTCGCCACTTGCACCACCCTTCTTTTGCCTGTTCAGTAAAGCAACCTTCCTATGATATTCAATTTTCGTAAGCCTACCTGCCTGCCTCCGTGAACAATATTATAATTAGATTCTGAGTTTGTAAGAGCCCAAAAAGACAATAAGCAATCagataaccaaaaaaaaaattttccaaGTAAAATATTGACAGGTCAAACTTATATGGAATGAAAACCAGAACAACTTGTTTGAACTCTGTAATGGTTATTAGTTACAGAATTTGTTAAATAGACAACCACATCCAACACACTCTGGTCACCAATGATTAGACGTCTGTTGTTAGATAGGGCTATGTTTTCCCTCAAATCCATAAATAGACATACAAACTGCCCAATTTTGTTAGTATCCATAATACATCAAGTCCAGAAAAGTCATACTGCAACACAACACTAACACCACCTATGTTCGATGTTTTCCATAGAAATCTCCACAAAAGTAACATTAAGGATTATTTCATTTTAGCCTGAAAAATTTATAGCAAAACAAAAGGAAGTAATGTCTCTTAAAGTATAGTTAGCCTGAGGCAAAGCAGGAAGCAAATTATGAAAGCAAGAAACTGCATCAACCGAAGCACCCAGAATCACAAAGTGTGGCCACACAAAAATGCACAGGGAATTAATTAGTTGAACCAGCCATAAAAAACGATGAGAAAACAAACTTAAATGTGTTTTATGAGCTTGATGAAGTTCAATGAGAATGTGACATTTACCTTAACTTCATCATATAATCTTTTTTCCCATGCTAGGATCTTATCCAACACAGTTGCATGAGTTTCCCATTCATCATCGATGAAATCACCCTTACTGCCATCTGCACCAGGAGTAACTTCAAATGACCTATGCCATGTAATAACACGCATGACCCTCACAGAATGATCGACATGACCTATAAAATAAGTCCAAGATAGGTTAAGTGAAGTATTAATAGCAAAAAAACACATTGGTAACATGACAAACTTTTGAAGGGGACTAAAGATAAGAGAAGAAACCAGGGAGGTTTTTCTGTTTCAAAGGTAGCATATGTATCCATAATCTAGCATAATAGTAGAGGGACTAGAGTTCATCCTGAGTACATTTGGACTACGGAGTACGGACTACCTCTCTTCTTCAGTATACTGTGCCCCAGCACTTCTAGCCTTTTCCTCCAGAGTATCATTGGACTCTTTTCACCCCAGtttggtgggggggggggggggggggggggcggggtggtCTGAGTTCTCAGCATCACTAAAACCATCACGTTCAGTGCAATTCCATTAAGCATATTAATTTGTGGTTGTGTAAAGTTAATTCCACAAACAGAAATCCCCTTCTGATCTTTTGTCCTATATCTGCTTAACTACAATGCAAATACTACATGGATCATATACATCTGATGAATGTTGTTTCTGCTGGCTTAATTTTAAGACAATCTTCACACAAATCCCGAGTTCTCTATCCTCTATAATTCCTACAACACCAAAAACCATCAGACTTCATCAGTACACCATCACCTAGCCTTAGCCAATGCAACTCCATCAAGCATATTTACACCATGGTGCATATTCTTAAATCTTTGGATGGAAATCCATACTTCTATACACCGTGAACTGCAGAAATTAGATCAGAAGCCAAAAATCCTAATCACATTTTTGTTCATATATTCCTTCTATTTCTTGTTGATCACAGGATTTTAAAGCAAGGTGCATCATTTTCAGTTTAAAGATTTCATCAGAAATGCAGAAAATATACTGAAATATCATGGAACAGCATTGAAAACTCTCCCTTGAAGGAGTGCTTCACTGAAATCTTGAGGATTGTTGAAGAATTCAAAGTCTCATAGATCCATCTTGCACTAGGTTAGACCTTGTATTTGCCCTCATAGTTAAAGTTCAACTCtatgaaaaagagagagagagagagagaattctgACTTCTCTTTCCAATACTTTATTTTCTGGATATTATCCAGATTTCTATTGTTTATTTGCAGAAAAAGAATACTTGCAAGAAAATAATATGCATAAATCCTTCTAATTCTAGAAAAATTGTGTAATAAGAAAGCCAAAACAGAATCCTTATGAACCACAAGAAATGTGGAGCACAATGAATATTATAATCATTGGTTTCATATAGAAATGATGCATCCAGTCCCACATAGAAGCGAGGCTGATGCAAGAGAAATGAACAGATAACTTACTTTAGTGAGGCCCTCTCTGCGCAATCTACAGACTACTTATAGCCGAATTAAATCAATTCATACAATACAAGCTATAAACAAAGAAAGGAAATAGCCAATGGATAATTGTAACACTCCCAAGTTAGGTTCCACATTGAATATGGGTGAAAACTTGAATTGGTTGACAAAGTCTTGATAAGTGTACTACTATTCTTAAGTAAGGGTTTGAGAGCGCGACAATAATAACCCACAATTCTACAATATTATCAAAACTACGAAATAAAGATAACAAATCAACTCTTGTTAAAGATAACAAAAAGAATTATAGTACCTCGGCTATCCACAAAATTAGAGTGGTAATGCATTCTGGTCGCCTCAAGCACCTTTGAAACTTCATGTGTACTCTCTGACGCCCTGAGGAAAAGATCATCAAGATCTGTAAGCACCTTCATGAGATCGATGCTGCTGGGCGGTGCGGCTGGCACCGTCTTCTTTTCCGGGGATTCCTCTCTCTCAGGCCGGATCCCGCCCGCTTGGGTTAGCGATGGAACCGGCACGTTTTCGTCCGTAAGACCCCAAGCCTCGGGCTGCGACGTTGGTTGAAGTGAGAGTGGCGGCGGCGGGGCGGGGGAGGGTGAGAGGGAAGGGGAGCCCCCGGCGGCTTCGGAGGGCCGGCGGCGGCGGTTAAGGCCGCCGTcgttctcctcctccgcctcgtcATCCCCCTCGTTGTCCTCCTCGAGGATGGGGGCGGCTTGATGAATCTTGGAGGGAAACTTCTTGGGGAGATCGGGCATGCTTATGGAGCGATGGAGAGGGGAGGGAGAGAACTCTGGGAGCGGCGGCGGGGGCGGTAAGAGGGTCTCGGTGGGCGGCTGGACAGGAGCGGCGATGACGGGGGCGCCGGTGGCAGAAGTGCCGCCGccggtggaggaggagggagaagagTGGACGGAATCATGGGCTGCAACCTGGCCGAACTCGCTGAGGGCGGCACCCGTGTCCTTGAGAGAGGCGGCGTAGGCGGAGTGGGCAGCGGCAAAGGCGTTTCGCGCGACCACCGCCGCGTTCATCCACTGCCGCCGCTCCTTGCATCGCGTCACCGCCTCGTCGTTGTTCACCCTCGACTGCGCGCACCCCATGACACGAGACCTTCGCTTCCCTCTCTGAAAGAGACAACGGAGAGCAAGTGACCTCCCCCGCGTTAAAAGGACCGCAGGTGAGAGGATCGGAACgggttccttttctttcttcctccattttctttcttttggggAGGAGGGGGGAGAGCGAAGGATTCGTTGAATGGGGCAGAGGACGTGTCCGTTGTCAGCTTGCCGCCTTTTGGCATCTTTAAAAAGTGAATTATTAAAAGAAACGGAAATAAATAAAAGACGGAGAACAAGAAAACACTTTCGCCACCGGGTGGCGGTTACCGCCATGGCATCTGCCCGCCCATCACGGGACCCACTCCTGGCAGCGTCCATCCCAAAGGCAGGTAGCCGTTCAGGGACGGAAAACAGGTAAGAACTAGAAAGAGAAATAATGGAAAGAAGTGCGAGGCAACGGTAGCTCGTGGTCGTGTGCGGGCGCGTGACTCGGGCAAGGTCGATGTCGTTATTAGGACTGGAGTTAATATGGTTTTAATAAATCTAATTTGGAAGCCCAATTTGTTACTCGTATCATCATCTCAAATAaatgaactcttttttttttttttttttattgaaggaGCATTTTTCTTCGACTATTTAATGATCATAAAACATGCTCTACTGATAAAAAGCATCTCAACAACAAGCAGCAGCTAAAAAGAAATAGTGTCAATAGGTGGACGACTTCGCAATTCATCAAGTGGATGCAGTCTtatcttaaataaataaataaaaaataaaaaaagacatgTCTTACGAATTCTTCATGAAGACATCGCAATATAAGATTCCTACTGACTTGGCCTGAGCTACCGCCGTAGAGCAGATATTAGCATTTCCTAAAGCTGGTTAAGTATGAGCATGTTATATCCAACAACGAGTTCCAAACTTAGGTATCTGGTAATGTTGTTATCTTACCCCATAAGTAAGGCGGGTACAAGAACGCCTGAAGCTCACAGAGAGGAGGTATCAACAAGACCTTACAAGACATTCACAATGATAAGGATCAGGAGACAGAATACAAAGTTGACTTAGTACTCACATTCAGAACCAACTTCAGAGTTATATTTGCTTTCCCCAGGCGTACTCCTTCGGGAGGTTCGTATGGTCGGGACAAGCGTATTGTTTTCTTCCTCGATAATCATTGGATGCTCCACATCTTCGCTGTGAAAATCCGGGTGGACATATGCATCTTGAAGGTAAGCTCTCAAATTTAGGTGTGGCTCTGTTGCTCGTTCTAGCGTGTCCTTTACCATTGCATCCTGCaaagggataatatctcatgaatCCAAAGGCTATGTACATTCATATATTTCATCCAAAACAAACAACCATTAATAAAAACTGTGTCTACTTGTTCATCTATATAAGTCTTGGATTCAAAGCACTATATGAAATCTAGATCATTAGCATTGAGACAATTCATATCCAGATAAATGAGAGATCAAAGTTGCTATCTCTGAAACAAACCTGCAGGGGAAACTTGATAAATGCTGGTTCGAATCGACTCTTGCAGTATATGTGAAACCATATTGTCAACAAAGGAAGAACAAGTATAGGAACAGTAAGAGAACCATGTTTAGTACTCATCAAGCCCATAAGCAAAAGTTGTGAGATTATCATTGCAATAATCACCCGTCTAATGACATCTGGCCAGAATGCAGCAGCACTTTCATATTCTTGAGTGTATACATTTATGATCTATAACCAACAAACATTAGAGGTCATCAAACATTTGAAGTTCAAAGCGAAAAAGGAATGGATTAGCATTCATAAAAAATGACTGATAAAAGATTCATGCATTTCAAATGCATTTTAttcaaaagaataaaaaactaaTAGGTCCAACTGGGGAAAAATatacttatatttttacatgCCGATATGCGTAAGATTAATCTTGTAGCACATCTATCTATGTTGAAGAACCTTATGTATCAAAAAACACATGTACTATTCATCACCCAAGACATTTTCCATCTATAGAGTATAGCTCAAAAAATGAGAAGATTCCACAGAAATCTTCAAAGACTTCAAAGACCAATTTATTAATGTGATATTGTTGTACCAAAGTTGTAGCAAAGTTCCAATCCATGGAAACCAAATCCCTAGTTGTATTATCTCCATGCCTAAAAGTCCAATAATAAGGAAGATCTTGCTTGTTTGCAGTTAAAAGATATCCTGGAGCAAACATTCATGTTCTCTAAATTCCCAGATATTTTCATAAACCCTTAACGGGGTAAACAACAATCTTGCTGTAGGGaatcttctttcattttctttctgcttctctcactctctctctacgGAACATTCACCTCACAGGGACAAATAAAACAGACCTGTGTGCACATATATTTTGTTGGCATTTTCTAAAAGGTACAAGCAACTAAACATTAAACAGCGACATGCATGTTAAAAGAAAGACCTATGAAACATCAGCTTTTGGTTCTGCTTTATACTCTATATTGGTAAAACTAGTGGGAAGACAGTTGGAGATATCTACATTTGTAAAACTGATTGATGATAGGATTGAGTAAAAAACAACAAAACAAGTTAGAAGTCAAAACATCATATTACCATGACAAAAGCAACTTTTCTTGCACTCTATCCAATTGTTCCCTTGTTCCACTGCACACACTTTTCCTCATTGATATCTACACTCTTTCTCATTGATTTTTATATCAACATCAATATAAAACGTGTAAAAGTTGCTTTGCAAAATTTATACTCACCTTAATTCCGTGCACAGCTAGTCTGTAACCTAAACTCCAAACTACGAATAATGAAAAGCTATTAAGAAATGAGTCCTACAGGAACAACGCCACGCAAAGTTCTTAAAAAGTATAAGATACCATTGAAAAATAAAACTTAATAACCAGAGTACCTGATGGCGGAACACAACATATGACAGGCCGAAGAAGATGAGTAGGAATGGAAGAAAAATTGGGGTGATAACATAATATACAAATCCAAGCAAGAAATATAGTTGTATTCTTGGTTCTGAGGATGCAAACTCTAAACTGCCAGGATCCATAGCTTGCTCACGATCTTGTTCAGTCTTGACTAAAAATGTATTCTTCAGATGGAAAATGATCAATGGTTTCAGTCTAAGTATTTCGGCAGCAATACCTGACCATCCATCAACCATTATATAGGTGATGAAAAATGTTGCTTTCATTGGAATAGACATCCCAA from Musa acuminata AAA Group cultivar baxijiao chromosome BXJ1-3, Cavendish_Baxijiao_AAA, whole genome shotgun sequence encodes the following:
- the LOC103978894 gene encoding protein ROLLING AND ERECT LEAF 2; amino-acid sequence: MGCAQSRVNNDEAVTRCKERRQWMNAAVVARNAFAAAHSAYAASLKDTGAALSEFGQVAAHDSVHSSPSSSTGGGTSATGAPVIAAPVQPPTETLLPPPPPLPEFSPSPLHRSISMPDLPKKFPSKIHQAAPILEEDNEGDDEAEEENDGGLNRRRRPSEAAGGSPSLSPSPAPPPPLSLQPTSQPEAWGLTDENVPVPSLTQAGGIRPEREESPEKKTVPAAPPSSIDLMKVLTDLDDLFLRASESTHEVSKVLEATRMHYHSNFVDSRGHVDHSVRVMRVITWHRSFEVTPGADGSKGDFIDDEWETHATVLDKILAWEKRLYDEVKAGRLTKIEYHRKVALLNRQKKGGASGESLQRTKAAVSHLHTKYVVDMQSMDSTVAEIQRLRDKRLYPKLVELVEGMAKMWQAMHMHHYSQLKMMEGIKALDISNASKETSEHHHKRTLQLLDIVREWQSQLHKLVTHQKQYVGALDSWLKLNLIPIDGSLKEKVSCPQRPAHAPIQTLVHAWHEYLEKQLPEELANTALLSFSAVLNTIEAVQQEELKQKERCGEIQKAYLQKKRAFEDWCQKHSQKRMGEPETGGEAASQNDPVGERRRVVESLKSKLDEEVEAHKGICKQVREKSSVTLKTHLPELFRAVSDFAELCSKMYTSLKLVTDQNPLTKAT